One part of the Prochlorococcus marinus str. MIT 9313 genome encodes these proteins:
- a CDS encoding TMEM165/GDT1 family protein gives MGFTTVLLTTFTTVFLAELGDKTQLATLLLSAQSGQPWVVFLGAALALISSSLVGVLVGRWLAGILPPERLQKMAGVLMVGLGLWLGLQATQSLLIASQ, from the coding sequence ATGGGTTTCACAACGGTGTTGTTAACGACATTCACCACAGTCTTTTTGGCTGAACTTGGCGATAAAACCCAGCTAGCAACCCTATTGCTATCAGCTCAGTCAGGCCAACCATGGGTTGTGTTTCTCGGGGCTGCCCTAGCTCTCATCTCCTCCAGTTTGGTGGGCGTCTTGGTGGGTCGCTGGCTGGCTGGAATCCTGCCACCAGAACGCCTGCAAAAAATGGCCGGGGTGCTGATGGTGGGCTTGGGGTTATGGCTTGGACTACAAGCAACACAGTCTCTGCTAATCGCAAGCCAATAA
- a CDS encoding TMEM165/GDT1 family protein, which yields MDFTLLLSTFITVFLAELGDKTQLATVAISGTTNRPFAVFLGSASALVFASLLGAMAGGSMAALIPENLLQLLASLGFLIIGLRLMFSNLSLSSAEEEAPKK from the coding sequence ATGGATTTCACCCTGCTGTTATCGACATTCATCACAGTGTTCCTTGCCGAACTCGGTGACAAGACACAGCTGGCAACCGTAGCCATCAGTGGAACAACAAACAGACCTTTTGCTGTTTTTCTTGGTTCTGCAAGTGCTTTGGTCTTTGCAAGCCTGTTGGGGGCCATGGCCGGAGGATCGATGGCTGCTTTAATCCCTGAAAACCTTTTGCAATTGCTGGCTTCGTTAGGCTTTCTGATCATTGGCCTACGCCTTATGTTCTCAAACCTGAGTCTTTCTTCTGCAGAGGAGGAAGCCCCTAAGAAATAA
- a CDS encoding RNB domain-containing ribonuclease has product MKFTVADLLDQLPPTGGLEIKKLEKILKLTTKADRDGLETALQALLKLGIVNNEEAGAIKRSDDESLIEARLRCSSKGFCFALRDDGGDDIYIRDHQLNHAWNGDRVLVRITRDGGRRRSPEGGVQCILERSTTSLLGHVERKDQNILAIPLDDRILATIQLPDGDQAHLNDGEQTSVVEVKLDRYPIAQFPAEGHVARSLPLNGGPSSDRDLLLTKANLQDRPAPPRSSLKTPTAKHRQDLSSQPALLLRSWQVSDAPPLPAVYVEPHAGGTRLWIHAPAVAERLTIGNNLDLWLRDRAEALCLGEVWHPLLGQILSKACSFKVGEINDAVSVALDISADGEVTNWHFSLSSIKPVAEIGPKTLTALSNRKPKARTVPAALKPVKDHLAQLETLIFCARTLQMGEQASGSIELDLAVPELQCLGDLRWADPDSYHHQWALPLDQTDPQSVLSPMIRAAHRAWAQHAQNLQLPGLVIEASEADNNTLNDVAKSALALDIALELDEEGRPAATELAKAFSTTACRRVLDQQLRHALPETLLRLGINDSQKENGNIESDHEDTKTKDSNLQSPWCCPTIHYTDLVNQEIIVTLLSNGKDRPNVRQKEKVVLGSRECWQQIKWPLFSTSQAKNLEEICSKSLVHRLNTLRRQAEELRQDLIAMVQARIVEPLVGEEHQGVISGVQSYGFFVEIPPSMAEGLVHVSSLNDDWYEYRSRQNRLVGRKNRKIYQLGDQVNVKVVKVDALRNQIDLEVNGSAITVEANMNVNSDPTNQATTTKKSEVKGKITKNNEQLVSSSEA; this is encoded by the coding sequence ATGAAGTTCACGGTCGCTGACCTGCTTGACCAGTTACCCCCCACTGGGGGACTGGAGATCAAAAAACTCGAAAAAATTCTCAAGCTCACCACAAAGGCCGATCGCGACGGTCTTGAAACAGCCCTTCAGGCTCTCTTGAAGCTCGGCATTGTCAACAACGAAGAAGCCGGTGCAATAAAGCGTAGTGATGACGAGTCACTGATTGAAGCTCGTTTGCGCTGCAGCAGTAAAGGATTTTGCTTTGCCCTAAGAGATGATGGGGGAGACGATATCTATATTCGCGATCATCAGCTCAACCATGCCTGGAACGGAGATCGGGTACTAGTCCGCATCACAAGAGATGGGGGACGTCGAAGATCGCCAGAAGGTGGTGTGCAATGCATCCTCGAAAGGAGCACCACCAGCTTGCTTGGTCATGTTGAACGCAAAGATCAAAATATCCTTGCAATACCTCTTGATGACCGCATCCTTGCAACGATCCAACTGCCAGATGGTGATCAAGCCCATCTGAATGATGGGGAGCAGACAAGCGTGGTGGAGGTGAAGCTTGATCGCTATCCCATTGCCCAGTTCCCCGCTGAAGGGCATGTAGCACGGTCACTTCCCTTGAATGGAGGCCCCTCAAGTGATCGTGATCTTCTTCTTACCAAAGCCAACCTTCAAGATCGACCTGCTCCACCACGCAGCAGCCTAAAGACCCCAACGGCTAAACATCGGCAAGATCTGAGCTCGCAACCAGCGTTGCTACTGCGTAGCTGGCAGGTATCTGATGCGCCACCCCTACCAGCGGTGTATGTGGAGCCCCATGCAGGTGGCACACGTCTGTGGATTCATGCGCCTGCTGTAGCAGAACGTCTTACTATTGGGAACAACCTGGATCTCTGGCTAAGAGATCGAGCGGAAGCTCTCTGCCTTGGAGAAGTTTGGCATCCCCTACTCGGCCAAATTCTTTCAAAAGCCTGTTCATTTAAAGTTGGGGAAATCAACGATGCAGTAAGCGTTGCTCTCGACATCTCGGCAGATGGTGAGGTAACTAATTGGCATTTCAGCCTTAGTTCAATCAAGCCAGTAGCCGAAATCGGACCTAAGACCCTCACAGCTCTTAGCAACAGAAAACCAAAGGCAAGAACAGTCCCTGCTGCTCTGAAGCCCGTTAAGGATCACTTAGCCCAACTCGAGACATTAATCTTTTGTGCTCGTACATTGCAAATGGGAGAACAGGCCAGTGGCTCTATAGAGCTTGATCTGGCTGTTCCAGAACTTCAATGTCTTGGCGACCTCCGCTGGGCAGACCCTGATTCATATCATCATCAATGGGCTCTTCCTCTTGATCAAACTGACCCCCAATCAGTTTTGAGCCCAATGATTAGAGCTGCTCATCGTGCCTGGGCGCAACATGCCCAGAACTTGCAACTCCCTGGCCTGGTGATTGAGGCTTCAGAAGCAGACAACAACACCTTGAACGACGTTGCTAAATCAGCATTAGCTCTTGATATTGCCTTGGAACTTGATGAAGAAGGTAGACCTGCTGCCACAGAGCTTGCAAAAGCATTTTCGACAACAGCCTGTCGAAGAGTGCTGGATCAGCAACTACGCCATGCACTGCCAGAAACTTTGTTAAGACTGGGAATTAATGATAGTCAGAAAGAGAATGGAAACATTGAATCCGACCATGAAGACACAAAGACAAAGGATTCGAACCTACAATCACCTTGGTGCTGTCCAACTATCCATTACACCGATCTTGTTAATCAAGAGATCATAGTGACACTTTTAAGTAACGGTAAAGATCGTCCAAATGTCCGACAAAAGGAAAAAGTGGTTCTGGGGTCCCGTGAATGCTGGCAACAAATCAAGTGGCCACTATTCAGCACAAGCCAAGCAAAGAACCTAGAAGAAATTTGCAGTAAAAGCCTCGTGCATCGCCTCAACACACTGCGCCGTCAAGCTGAAGAGCTTCGACAAGACCTGATCGCTATGGTTCAGGCACGTATCGTGGAACCCCTTGTTGGGGAAGAGCATCAGGGGGTGATAAGCGGAGTGCAGAGTTATGGGTTCTTTGTGGAAATTCCACCTTCTATGGCAGAGGGCCTTGTCCACGTCAGCTCTTTAAATGACGATTGGTACGAATATCGCTCACGTCAAAACCGATTGGTGGGTCGGAAGAATCGCAAGATCTATCAACTTGGTGATCAAGTAAACGTTAAGGTTGTTAAAGTAGACGCCTTAAGAAACCAAATTGACCTCGAAGTCAATGGATCAGCAATAACTGTTGAAGCCAATATGAATGTTAATTCTGATCCAACCAATCAAGCAACAACAACAAAAAAAAGTGAGGTCAAAGGCAAAATCACCAAGAATAATGAACAACTAGTCAGCTCAAGTGAGGCATAG
- a CDS encoding flavin prenyltransferase UbiX, with product MDPYVLAVSGASAQPLAERSLQLLLENNRDVHLIFSHGALQVWKAERGIEVPVDPSDQEKFWRDHLQVKNGNLTCHRWNDQSACIASGSFRTRGMAIVPCSMGTIGRINAGVSIDLIERCADVHLKEGRPLVIAPRDMPWSIIHLRNLTSLAEAGAKIAPPIPAWYTKPNTIEEMVDFLVVRLFDLFDERLAPINRWNGPSQ from the coding sequence GTGGATCCCTATGTCCTTGCCGTATCTGGAGCATCAGCTCAACCTCTAGCTGAAAGATCGCTGCAGCTCTTGCTTGAAAACAACCGTGACGTCCATTTGATTTTCAGCCACGGGGCTCTTCAGGTGTGGAAAGCCGAAAGAGGAATTGAAGTTCCAGTGGATCCTTCTGATCAGGAGAAATTCTGGCGCGATCATCTACAAGTAAAAAATGGCAATCTGACATGCCATCGCTGGAATGATCAATCTGCCTGCATCGCAAGCGGTAGTTTCCGCACCCGCGGGATGGCAATCGTGCCCTGCAGTATGGGCACAATTGGTCGAATCAATGCTGGTGTATCAATCGATCTAATCGAGCGTTGTGCAGACGTTCACCTCAAAGAGGGGCGGCCTCTGGTGATTGCGCCAAGGGACATGCCCTGGAGCATCATTCACCTTCGCAACCTCACATCACTTGCAGAAGCAGGAGCCAAAATTGCGCCACCAATTCCTGCCTGGTATACAAAACCAAACACAATTGAAGAGATGGTTGATTTTCTTGTTGTGAGATTGTTCGACCTCTTTGATGAAAGGCTCGCCCCCATTAACCGCTGGAATGGTCCTTCACAATGA
- a CDS encoding DUF2996 domain-containing protein — protein MNDNDNRVNPNADGQKPAEQKPTLENPVKTNPTEDQQEGAKPQTAKPPAAKVEDKPFETFIRDDFLPNIKQALTERGMPPSTLELIQGDRPVVGDPCWMVCGEIPLGRRFWLCFASDSIASKKTISLAETGTEPSLIEPFLIDEKKMTLTLLRSRLLQRLNGQKWLTAN, from the coding sequence GTGAACGACAACGACAACCGCGTAAATCCTAATGCTGATGGTCAAAAGCCAGCTGAACAAAAACCAACTCTAGAGAATCCAGTGAAAACCAACCCCACTGAAGATCAACAGGAGGGAGCAAAGCCCCAAACCGCCAAACCTCCAGCTGCAAAGGTAGAAGACAAACCTTTTGAGACCTTTATTCGTGATGACTTTCTTCCAAACATAAAACAGGCACTTACTGAAAGAGGTATGCCACCATCAACTCTTGAGCTGATTCAGGGAGATCGACCAGTTGTCGGTGATCCTTGCTGGATGGTCTGTGGTGAGATCCCCCTCGGTCGTCGCTTTTGGCTTTGCTTTGCAAGTGATTCAATCGCTTCTAAAAAGACTATTTCTCTAGCTGAGACTGGAACAGAACCAAGTCTCATAGAGCCATTCCTAATTGATGAAAAAAAGATGACATTGACTTTATTGCGCTCACGTCTGTTGCAGCGGCTCAATGGTCAGAAATGGTTGACTGCAAACTGA
- a CDS encoding TldD/PmbA family protein yields MVSTYTPDQSLVHKAEALNSHWQPQLELLLARGRTAGADLVEVYLEQIDHLSVLAEQDTITSVTPSFGRGAGIRVFLGKQDGFVSTNDLSDAGLKHALEQALSMLGLEVNEAGRSSFNGLPNLRDFAIDKADWLNQCPELYEASDRLLNGTQLLNQYGTHLQVRRGSYARDWQEVLVAASDGTFGRDIRLHQSIGLNVLATDGEHRSSIGRRYGTSGRPDDLRKWDAETSAKEVCESAGTMLYADYVDAGQMPAVLANRFGGVIFHEACGHLLETTQIERGTTPFSEKLNQSIAHEAVTAIDEGITDGAFGSLSMDDEGMESQRTVLIENGVLKQFISDRAGELRTGHQRTGSGRRQSHTFAAASRMRNTYIAAGQHSPEQLIASIDRGLYCKSMGGGSVGPTGQFNFAVEEGYLIEKGKLGKPVKGATLIGEAKDVMPRISMCAKDLELAAGFCGSISGNIFVTVGQPHIKVDSITVGGR; encoded by the coding sequence TTGGTCTCGACCTACACCCCAGATCAAAGCCTGGTGCATAAGGCAGAAGCCTTGAATAGCCACTGGCAACCACAACTGGAATTACTACTAGCGCGTGGTCGAACTGCCGGTGCTGATCTGGTGGAGGTCTACCTGGAGCAAATTGATCATCTCAGCGTCCTTGCTGAACAAGACACCATTACCAGTGTCACTCCATCCTTCGGCAGGGGTGCTGGGATCAGGGTGTTCCTGGGCAAACAAGATGGCTTTGTCAGTACCAATGATCTTTCAGATGCAGGCCTGAAGCATGCATTAGAGCAAGCTCTCAGCATGCTTGGGCTTGAGGTTAATGAGGCTGGTCGCTCATCATTTAATGGTCTGCCGAACCTTCGTGATTTCGCCATCGATAAGGCCGACTGGCTCAACCAATGCCCAGAGCTGTATGAAGCAAGTGATCGCCTTCTAAATGGAACTCAATTGCTTAATCAATATGGAACCCATCTGCAGGTGCGGCGAGGCAGTTATGCCCGCGACTGGCAGGAGGTTCTCGTGGCTGCAAGTGATGGCACCTTTGGACGCGACATCCGTTTGCATCAGTCCATAGGACTTAATGTCCTTGCTACAGATGGCGAGCACCGCTCAAGCATTGGTCGCCGTTATGGCACATCGGGACGTCCAGACGATCTTCGCAAGTGGGATGCCGAAACGAGCGCCAAGGAAGTTTGCGAAAGCGCAGGCACGATGCTTTATGCCGATTACGTGGACGCCGGTCAAATGCCAGCAGTACTCGCCAACCGCTTTGGTGGTGTGATTTTTCACGAAGCATGTGGGCATTTGCTCGAGACCACTCAGATCGAGCGCGGTACAACACCTTTCAGCGAGAAGTTGAACCAATCGATCGCCCATGAAGCTGTAACGGCAATCGATGAGGGGATTACTGATGGGGCCTTCGGTTCCCTGAGCATGGATGACGAAGGCATGGAAAGTCAGCGAACGGTATTAATTGAAAACGGTGTGCTCAAGCAATTCATCAGCGATAGAGCCGGTGAGCTCCGTACCGGTCACCAGCGCACAGGCAGCGGCCGACGTCAGTCCCACACATTCGCTGCAGCTAGCCGCATGCGCAACACTTATATCGCCGCCGGCCAGCACTCACCGGAACAACTCATCGCCTCGATCGACCGAGGCCTTTACTGCAAATCAATGGGTGGAGGCAGCGTTGGACCCACAGGTCAATTTAATTTTGCTGTAGAAGAGGGCTATCTGATCGAGAAAGGCAAGCTCGGCAAACCTGTTAAAGGAGCCACTCTGATTGGCGAAGCAAAGGATGTGATGCCACGGATCTCGATGTGTGCCAAGGATCTTGAGCTGGCAGCCGGTTTCTGCGGGTCAATAAGCGGTAACATTTTTGTCACCGTAGGGCAGCCTCATATCAAAGTCGATTCAATCACCGTGGGAGGGCGTTGA
- a CDS encoding TldD/PmbA family protein codes for MMSEIQAANAIELDTHSLRDKLSQLASRESIHQWDLGASCSTDSSVQIDRGEAKQMKGAQRSSITVRVWNNKGLVGITSTSDLSEKGIEKALIGARQASDFGNADDVPAFSTLAKSPLPKLERPLRPAQGIQRMLEVLKEAEADLLSRHPAIQSIPYNGLGEATYERVYLNSDGALRQMKRSQASLYLFARAEESGRKPRSGGAIRLALGSHDLDIDGCIDEAAERTISHLDYQPIDTGCYLVCFTPEAFLDLIGAFSSMFNARAVLDGVSLSQRETIGKNIAVPFFSLHDNGLHPAHVGASSFDGEGTPTQKLCLINGGRLESFLHSEATARAFGVPPTGHAGLGAKVSVGPDWFEVSKTEGQNSANTHLQHSRSKETFVLIEGLNALHAGVKASQGSFSLPFNGWLVIKGERVSIEAATVAGDIRTLLNSIVNMEAEQVITPGGVSPHVWVEGLSITGEA; via the coding sequence ATGATGTCCGAAATACAAGCAGCAAATGCAATCGAACTCGACACTCATTCTCTACGGGATAAACTCAGTCAACTTGCTAGCCGCGAGAGTATCCACCAATGGGATTTAGGAGCATCATGCAGCACAGATAGTTCTGTTCAAATTGATCGTGGCGAAGCCAAGCAAATGAAGGGTGCGCAACGCAGCTCAATCACAGTACGTGTATGGAACAACAAAGGGCTTGTAGGAATCACAAGCACGTCAGATCTTTCAGAAAAAGGAATAGAGAAAGCGCTTATTGGTGCTCGTCAGGCAAGTGACTTTGGCAACGCCGATGACGTTCCTGCCTTCTCAACACTCGCTAAATCTCCGTTACCAAAGCTAGAGCGACCTCTAAGACCAGCACAGGGAATTCAACGAATGCTTGAGGTTCTTAAAGAGGCCGAAGCTGATCTTCTTAGTCGACATCCTGCTATACAGAGCATTCCTTACAACGGTCTAGGAGAAGCAACCTACGAACGAGTTTATCTCAATAGCGATGGTGCGCTTCGTCAAATGAAGCGTAGTCAAGCCAGCCTTTACCTTTTTGCCCGCGCAGAAGAAAGTGGACGTAAACCACGCAGTGGTGGTGCAATTCGCCTTGCTCTAGGTAGTCACGATCTGGATATTGATGGATGTATTGATGAAGCAGCAGAACGAACAATCAGTCATCTTGACTATCAGCCGATCGACACTGGGTGTTATCTCGTCTGCTTTACACCAGAGGCTTTCCTAGACTTGATCGGTGCCTTCAGCAGCATGTTCAATGCCAGAGCAGTGCTCGATGGCGTTAGCCTCAGCCAACGAGAAACAATCGGCAAAAATATCGCCGTTCCATTCTTCTCCCTTCATGATAATGGCCTACATCCTGCACATGTAGGTGCCTCTAGTTTCGATGGTGAAGGCACACCTACTCAAAAACTTTGCTTAATCAACGGTGGAAGACTTGAGAGTTTCCTGCACTCGGAAGCTACCGCAAGGGCATTTGGTGTACCACCAACTGGCCATGCCGGACTGGGAGCAAAGGTATCAGTGGGACCCGATTGGTTTGAAGTGAGCAAAACTGAAGGTCAAAACAGTGCAAATACTCATCTGCAACACAGCAGGAGTAAAGAAACCTTCGTGTTAATCGAAGGGTTAAATGCTCTACATGCTGGGGTTAAAGCAAGTCAGGGTTCATTCTCTTTGCCATTTAATGGTTGGTTGGTCATCAAAGGGGAAAGGGTGTCGATCGAAGCAGCGACAGTTGCTGGAGACATCCGTACGCTGTTGAATAGCATTGTGAATATGGAAGCTGAACAGGTAATCACACCTGGTGGGGTATCTCCTCATGTGTGGGTCGAAGGCTTATCAATTACTGGTGAAGCATGA
- the fmt gene encoding methionyl-tRNA formyltransferase → MRVLFWGTPSYAVPTLDALNDSGYEIVGVVSQPDRRRGRGNQQMASPVKQRAMDQGLRLFTPERIRDEGDIQAELKSLKADISVVVAFGQLLPSTVLNQPPLGCWNGHASLLPRWRGAGPIQWSLLSGDSVTGVGIMAMEEGLDTGPVLVQERVAIGLLENANQLSNRLSSITAKLFLESMPRIAAAGPGIESERWKQLEVIKQEEIEGDPTYARMLSKKDHILDWNQSAMDLHRRVMGLYPNAFSSWNNKRLKVQATEPLDEELKSKLSEEVRPLLGRWQDGEHEPGKILACESDLGLVVSTKTCPLLIRQGQLEGKSKALGEVLIQQLQATVGQGLGVGFNI, encoded by the coding sequence ATGAGGGTGCTGTTCTGGGGTACCCCCAGCTATGCAGTGCCAACTCTGGATGCCTTAAATGACTCAGGCTATGAAATTGTTGGCGTGGTGAGTCAGCCTGATCGTCGTCGTGGGCGTGGTAATCAGCAAATGGCGTCACCCGTCAAACAACGAGCAATGGATCAGGGGTTGCGTTTATTCACCCCTGAACGGATTAGGGATGAGGGCGACATTCAAGCAGAATTAAAATCACTAAAGGCTGATATCTCTGTTGTAGTCGCCTTTGGGCAGCTTCTTCCTTCAACAGTTCTCAATCAACCTCCTCTCGGTTGCTGGAACGGTCACGCTTCACTGCTACCCCGCTGGCGAGGAGCAGGACCGATTCAATGGAGTTTGCTAAGTGGTGACAGCGTGACAGGCGTTGGAATCATGGCAATGGAAGAGGGGCTTGATACAGGCCCTGTTTTAGTCCAGGAAAGGGTTGCTATCGGCTTACTCGAAAATGCGAATCAGCTGTCTAATCGTTTGAGCTCTATAACAGCAAAATTGTTTTTAGAATCAATGCCAAGGATTGCAGCAGCAGGCCCTGGAATCGAATCGGAACGTTGGAAACAATTGGAAGTCATCAAACAGGAAGAGATTGAAGGTGACCCGACATATGCCCGAATGCTCTCGAAAAAAGACCACATTCTTGATTGGAATCAATCTGCAATGGATTTGCATCGCAGGGTTATGGGCCTTTATCCAAACGCATTCAGCAGCTGGAATAACAAAAGGCTGAAAGTACAAGCCACTGAGCCACTTGATGAGGAATTGAAATCCAAGCTTTCGGAAGAAGTAAGGCCACTGCTTGGACGATGGCAAGATGGAGAACATGAACCAGGAAAGATCCTGGCTTGCGAATCCGATCTGGGCCTAGTCGTAAGTACAAAAACGTGCCCTTTACTCATTCGACAAGGCCAATTGGAAGGCAAAAGCAAGGCACTTGGAGAGGTGTTAATACAACAATTGCAAGCGACTGTTGGCCAGGGTCTTGGGGTGGGGTTCAACATCTAA
- a CDS encoding aromatic ring-hydroxylating dioxygenase subunit alpha, producing MTVESPIEKAIRPSVGLLGWYSVCASKLLKENELYHLSMFNEPLVIYRDKNNKPRCIKDSCPHRSASFRGGENENGEIVCPYHGGRFTTSCNQDGSDRITCKHIIDSHYDNFANHLHLRQYPCVEQGDYIYIYYTGEAQPSPNDFQIKSHLENSLPEAYGFDLKDYEYEEVFIDFKCDWSRIIENHLDILHIFWLHGNTLPGNDVNRKTIKSFNQSINKDQYHLRSVYHEKENNKEEFISQIFIPPGRVIIFKGATEQARYVQVLDHIPLSHNRARIIVRHYRKFLRNKLLCKLLLFKQRQQKVFYKIFSEDYLVLQTQTFNEQMGYLNQGQTKLLAEDKMINLFWDWHQHSLEKEHPWDIHPTTAHTNTIHQDMLMLYPPANPQLSHDIKRIIDRKVAVRLFSIILIILALIFAPDLVQQIKSGNVSMPMVGTQE from the coding sequence TTGACAGTTGAGTCTCCAATCGAGAAAGCCATACGTCCTTCAGTAGGCCTACTGGGTTGGTATTCCGTCTGTGCTAGTAAGTTATTAAAAGAAAATGAATTATATCATTTGTCCATGTTTAATGAGCCATTAGTGATATACAGAGACAAGAATAACAAACCGAGATGTATCAAAGATTCATGCCCGCATCGATCGGCATCTTTTCGTGGAGGAGAAAATGAAAACGGTGAAATTGTTTGTCCATATCATGGAGGTCGCTTTACGACATCCTGCAATCAGGATGGATCAGACAGAATCACATGCAAACATATTATTGACTCTCATTATGATAACTTCGCGAACCATTTACACCTAAGGCAATATCCCTGTGTAGAGCAAGGTGACTATATATATATTTATTATACAGGAGAAGCACAGCCTAGCCCAAATGATTTTCAGATAAAATCTCACCTAGAGAATAGTCTTCCAGAGGCATATGGCTTTGACTTGAAAGATTACGAATATGAAGAAGTATTTATAGACTTTAAATGCGATTGGTCTCGCATCATAGAAAATCATTTGGACATCTTACATATCTTTTGGCTACATGGCAATACATTGCCAGGAAATGATGTTAACAGAAAAACAATTAAAAGCTTCAACCAGTCAATTAATAAAGACCAATATCATCTTCGAAGTGTCTACCATGAGAAAGAAAATAACAAAGAAGAATTCATTTCTCAAATCTTCATCCCTCCTGGCCGTGTGATTATTTTCAAGGGAGCAACTGAGCAGGCAAGATATGTACAAGTTTTAGATCATATCCCCTTGTCACATAATAGAGCACGAATCATTGTTCGTCATTATAGAAAGTTTCTTAGGAATAAGCTTCTGTGCAAATTACTTCTCTTTAAACAAAGGCAGCAAAAAGTGTTTTATAAAATTTTCTCGGAAGATTATCTCGTCTTACAAACTCAAACGTTTAATGAGCAAATGGGATACTTGAACCAAGGTCAAACCAAACTTTTAGCAGAAGACAAGATGATTAATCTTTTTTGGGATTGGCATCAACACTCACTTGAAAAAGAACACCCATGGGATATACACCCCACAACCGCACATACAAATACAATTCATCAAGATATGTTGATGCTATACCCTCCTGCAAACCCACAGTTATCTCATGATATTAAACGTATAATTGATCGCAAAGTAGCCGTTAGACTATTCTCTATAATACTGATCATACTCGCGTTAATTTTTGCGCCAGACTTAGTTCAACAAATAAAGTCTGGCAATGTTTCAATGCCCATGGTTGGAACTCAAGAATAA